In Salinibaculum sp. SYNS191, the genomic window CAGATACGTCACCAGATTCGCCTCCAGCGCGCCGACCTGCTCCAGTAGCCAGAAGTACAGGCCAAAGGCGACCGCACCCGCGACGACGCCGAGGTAGGCCACCGTCGCCAGCGCCGGTCCGGGGTCGCCCGACAGCGACACCGTCTCGCCGGTCGCGACGCCGACGCCGAGTTGCACCGTCGCGCCGACGAGCATCGCCCAGCCCGTCAGTGCCGGCACCGGCAGCGCCGCCCGCGCCCGCCGGACCAGGACTGTCCCGAGCGTCACCAGCACCGTCGCCAGCAACACCAGCGCCTTCCCGACGACGGTCGCGTCGAGGAGGTTCGACGGGTCCGGTCGCAGGACGAGCGCCACGCCGGCGAACCCCACGGCGACGCCGAGTTGTCCCCGCCGGGAGAGGCGCTCGTCGGGCAGCAACACCCATCCGAAGAGGACGGTCAGCACGGGCGTCAGGCTGACCAGGATGGCCGCCACCGCGCTGGTGACGAACTGCTGGCCGACGAACGTGAAGCCGGTCCCGCCGATGAAGAGGACGCCGCCGGCGGCGACCGCTGCCCAGTCGCGACGGGTGACGGGCCGCCAGTACGACGACGTCGCGACGGCGTAGCCGAGCAGGAGGACCCCCGAGAGGTAGTAGCGAGACGCCCCGAGCAACAGCGGCGGGAAGTAACGCAAGCCTACCTCGATGGCCGGAAACGACGTCCCGAACAGCAGCGTCACCAGCGAGAAGACGGCGACTGTCCGGACCCGAGTCATCGAGTGTCTGTGCGTTCGGTCGGACTGCACTTGAAACGGGCCGTCCATGGAGAGTCGGACACAGCTGGCCGCGAGCGCGTGCCACGGCAGTCGCCGTGGCCGAGCGAGTCGGGGAAGGGCAGGGCTGGCGCTGTGCGGTGCGGTTGCAGAAAGAGAGAGAGAGAGAGATGTATTGTACTCCGAGCGCGCTACTGCGCGCGAGGAGCCTTTTTCACCCACGTTCGCAAGAGCGAAGCTCTTGCGCAGCCCGGCAGAAATCGAAGATTTCTGCGGACGTTTTTGCCGTGAGTGGTGCGAGCGCGTGTCAGCGCGCTCGACACCCGAGCGGGAAAAAGGTGGTACTCAGATGTAGTCGACTGTCTCGGGCAGTTCGAGCTTCATGCCCTTGCGCTCGCGGATCTCCATGATCGTCTCGGGCTGGAGGTTGTCCGCGAGGACCTGGAACCCGGCGTTCTCGGTGTTCCAGGACGCGCGGCCCTCGGTGGCCGAGCGGATGTCCGAGGAGAAGCCGATCATCTCCTCGACGGGCGCGATGCCCTCGACGACCATCAGGTCGCCTTCCTGGTACATGTCGTCGACGCGGCCACGGCGACCCTGGATTTCGCCGGATGCGGCGCCCATGTGGTCGTTGGGCACGTCGATGCGGACCTCCTGAATCGGCTCCAGCAGGCGGATCTCCGCGTCGATGAGCGCGTTGTGCAGCGACCGGCGGACAGCGGGGATGACCTGCGCCGGACCGCGGTGGATGGCGTCCTCGTGCAGGCGGGCGTCGTGGAGGCGGATGAGCGACCCGGTGACGGGTTCGGCGGCCAGCGGGCCGTCCGAGAGGGCCTCCTCGAACCCTTCGAGCACCAGTTCCATCGTCTCGTTGAGGTGCTGGATACCCTTCGTGTCGTCGATGATGATGTTGGTGCCGAAGATGTGCTCGACGTCCTGGGACGCGTCCTTGTCGAGGCCGGCGTCCTGCAGCGCCTCGCGGCGTTCGAGTTCCGGCATATCCATCGTCGCCTCGCCCAGTTTGAGCGTCTCGACGAGGTCGTCGCTCAGGGGTTCGACCGTGATGTAGAAGCGGTTGTGACGGTTCGGTGAGATACCCTCGACCTCGCGGCTCTCGGTCTGGGGCGCCTCGCG contains:
- a CDS encoding DMT family transporter, whose product is MTRVRTVAVFSLVTLLFGTSFPAIEVGLRYFPPLLLGASRYYLSGVLLLGYAVATSSYWRPVTRRDWAAVAAGGVLFIGGTGFTFVGQQFVTSAVAAILVSLTPVLTVLFGWVLLPDERLSRRGQLGVAVGFAGVALVLRPDPSNLLDATVVGKALVLLATVLVTLGTVLVRRARAALPVPALTGWAMLVGATVQLGVGVATGETVSLSGDPGPALATVAYLGVVAGAVAFGLYFWLLEQVGALEANLVTYLTPPVTLAIGSLVLNEPVDPLAVVGFLVIAAGFGLLKERELAAQLARYRGPTR